In Sulfitobacter sp. M39, the following proteins share a genomic window:
- a CDS encoding adenosylcobinamide-GDP ribazoletransferase, translating to MLRARVAEARLAMLLLTRIPVGYLRDPIPATGASAWGWPLAGAVAMLPAALIYWALHAAGFGPTVAALGLIFAATLLTGAMHEDGLADMADGFGGGQTRARKLEIMRDSRIGSYGVMALILTVALQVTLIARLDHPALVVPAALGLSMASRAMLPFWLARMPAARADGLGHGAAQVPAACVYIAVAFGLVGLLPLGFGAAAVIFAGGVVATALVAALALRQIGGQTGDVIGAMQKLAELSGWGVTVYLFA from the coding sequence ATGCTGCGCGCCCGGGTGGCAGAGGCGCGGCTGGCGATGCTGCTGCTGACCCGTATTCCCGTGGGATATCTGCGCGATCCGATCCCGGCGACGGGAGCTTCGGCTTGGGGCTGGCCTTTGGCGGGGGCGGTCGCGATGCTGCCCGCCGCTCTGATCTACTGGGCGCTGCACGCGGCGGGCTTTGGCCCGACAGTTGCGGCCCTTGGTCTGATCTTTGCCGCGACACTGCTGACCGGGGCGATGCACGAAGACGGGCTGGCCGATATGGCCGACGGATTCGGCGGCGGGCAGACGCGCGCGCGCAAGCTCGAGATTATGCGCGACAGCCGCATTGGCAGCTACGGGGTGATGGCCCTGATCCTGACGGTGGCGCTGCAGGTAACGCTGATCGCACGGCTGGATCATCCTGCACTGGTCGTACCTGCCGCGCTTGGTCTGTCGATGGCCAGCCGCGCGATGCTGCCGTTCTGGCTGGCGCGGATGCCCGCCGCGCGGGCTGACGGGCTGGGACACGGCGCGGCGCAGGTGCCGGCGGCTTGCGTCTATATCGCGGTCGCCTTTGGCTTGGTCGGGCTGCTGCCCTTGGGCTTTGGCGCGGCGGCGGTGATCTTTGCGGGGGGCGTCGTGGCCACCGCGCTGGTAGCGGCGCTGGCGCTGCGGCAGATCGGCGGGCAGACCGGCGACGTGATCGGCGCGATGCAGAAACTGGCCGAACTGTCAGGCTGGGGCGTCACCGTCTATCTCTTTGCCTGA
- a CDS encoding DUF6880 family protein translates to MSKKTLNTANLAALGAERLAELLIEVSTGSADMKRRLRLELSHNLGPAELARDVRKRLVTIRRAKSYVGWRKRTALIKDLRTQSAMIIDKIAPDAPADAFDLLWEFLALAPSIMDRVDDSKGDVGAVFADALAEIGQIAARAPLDQIALAERTWEAVQGNTDGAFDGIITRMAPSLGDSGLAHLKGLIQTFEAAPLDATEDHPALQFLRELRGRNANYAAQRKKRFVQMHLREVALAQGDTETYVSLFSPSDLARPTVAVEVAALWSATGRHDAALDVLEGARPKGKEAGRQAWDAAYIHALIASGREDEAQAHRWRCFTETLDPEMLRAHLKQLPDFDDLEVEEAAKAHAATFKDLNAAIAFFLAWPDLRGLAAMIEARAETLNGTHVAPLSDAADALRARHPLAAALCWRAMIEAALWESAKSRYAQAADHLMDCAAADIEIEDYGAFESHDAFVQRLRKRYAHKAGFWTRVT, encoded by the coding sequence ATGTCAAAAAAGACCCTGAACACTGCAAATCTTGCCGCCCTAGGGGCGGAGCGGCTGGCCGAACTGTTGATCGAGGTCAGCACCGGCAGCGCCGATATGAAACGTCGTCTGCGGCTTGAGTTGAGCCACAACCTCGGCCCCGCTGAACTGGCGCGTGATGTGCGCAAACGGCTGGTCACGATCCGGCGGGCCAAAAGCTATGTCGGGTGGCGCAAACGGACGGCGCTGATCAAAGACCTGCGCACCCAATCCGCTATGATCATCGACAAGATCGCCCCAGACGCCCCCGCCGACGCCTTCGACCTGCTGTGGGAGTTTCTAGCGCTTGCCCCTTCGATCATGGATCGGGTGGACGACAGCAAGGGGGACGTGGGGGCCGTCTTTGCTGACGCGCTTGCAGAAATCGGCCAGATTGCCGCCCGCGCCCCGCTGGACCAGATCGCGCTGGCGGAACGCACGTGGGAGGCGGTGCAGGGGAATACGGACGGCGCTTTTGACGGAATTATCACGCGCATGGCCCCGTCCTTGGGCGACAGCGGGCTCGCACATCTGAAAGGGCTGATCCAGACCTTCGAGGCCGCGCCGCTGGACGCGACCGAGGATCACCCCGCCTTGCAATTCCTGCGCGAGCTGCGCGGGCGCAATGCAAACTACGCCGCGCAACGCAAGAAACGCTTTGTCCAGATGCACCTGCGCGAGGTGGCATTGGCGCAGGGGGATACGGAGACCTACGTCTCGCTGTTCTCTCCCAGTGATCTGGCGCGTCCCACCGTCGCGGTCGAGGTGGCGGCGCTCTGGTCGGCTACTGGCAGACACGATGCCGCGCTTGATGTTCTTGAGGGTGCACGTCCCAAGGGGAAAGAGGCGGGGCGGCAGGCGTGGGACGCGGCCTATATCCACGCGCTGATCGCATCGGGGCGCGAGGATGAGGCCCAAGCCCACCGCTGGCGCTGTTTTACCGAAACGCTCGACCCCGAGATGCTGCGCGCGCACCTCAAACAGCTCCCGGATTTCGATGATCTAGAGGTAGAGGAGGCCGCCAAGGCCCATGCGGCCACGTTCAAGGATCTCAACGCGGCGATCGCCTTTTTCCTCGCGTGGCCCGACCTGCGCGGGCTCGCAGCGATGATCGAAGCGCGCGCCGAGACGTTGAACGGCACCCATGTCGCCCCACTCTCTGATGCCGCCGACGCGCTGCGGGCACGCCACCCCTTGGCGGCAGCGCTGTGTTGGCGCGCAATGATCGAGGCCGCGCTGTGGGAAAGCGCCAAGTCGCGGTACGCGCAGGCGGCCGATCACCTGATGGACTGCGCCGCCGCGGATATCGAGATCGAGGATTACGGAG